One Pectobacterium polaris DNA window includes the following coding sequences:
- a CDS encoding AraC family transcriptional regulator, whose translation MFIVMRGGVFHMRNGGGKMAQRQQQVREGLSSGDRCRMSEVNRADSRRILPDGIGECWSDFSRIDTDLSLARSQYRPRRALVEETQNPHSQPMLVMTFALAGESAYYDCGGSSIWFRQQHVTITTFGASVGERHYQAQQQVDQLRLLVGKTAATRYFGADCAEQLFNDDGVQQRAFTPVSAASQVHVNALCGDSDPLNRHIHALSLLAQYRHFLQPEEKRGAIHPQERQQLEQVCCWMREHLAEPLTLACIATQAGMSESRLKLGFHRCFATTPGQMLLRMRMERAHQLLEQGFQVAQTAWQVGYRHPANFSLAFTRYFNRNPKMITSRK comes from the coding sequence ATGTTCATTGTTATGCGAGGCGGCGTTTTTCATATGCGAAACGGCGGGGGGAAGATGGCGCAAAGACAGCAGCAGGTGCGAGAGGGATTATCATCGGGCGATCGGTGTCGGATGAGTGAGGTGAATCGTGCTGATTCGCGTCGAATACTGCCGGACGGCATTGGCGAATGCTGGTCGGATTTCAGCCGTATTGATACGGATCTGTCGCTAGCTCGTTCGCAATATCGCCCGCGTCGTGCCTTGGTGGAGGAAACGCAGAACCCGCACTCGCAGCCGATGCTGGTTATGACGTTTGCGCTGGCAGGGGAGTCTGCTTATTACGATTGCGGCGGTTCATCGATCTGGTTTCGCCAGCAGCATGTCACGATTACGACGTTTGGTGCCAGCGTGGGCGAGCGCCATTATCAGGCGCAGCAGCAGGTCGATCAGCTACGGCTGCTGGTGGGGAAAACGGCGGCGACGCGCTATTTTGGCGCGGACTGTGCCGAGCAGTTGTTCAACGATGATGGGGTACAGCAGCGCGCATTTACGCCCGTCTCTGCGGCCAGTCAGGTTCACGTCAATGCGCTGTGCGGTGATAGCGATCCGCTAAATCGCCATATCCATGCCTTAAGCCTGCTGGCGCAGTATCGTCACTTCCTGCAACCGGAAGAGAAGCGCGGCGCTATTCACCCACAGGAACGGCAGCAATTGGAGCAGGTATGTTGCTGGATGCGTGAACATCTGGCTGAACCGCTGACGCTGGCCTGCATTGCGACTCAGGCGGGAATGAGTGAATCCAGACTTAAACTCGGGTTTCATCGCTGCTTTGCGACCACGCCGGGTCAGATGCTATTGCGGATGCGGATGGAGCGAGCGCATCAGCTACTGGAACAGGGATTCCAGGTGGCGCAGACTGCCTGGCAAGTTGGCTATCGGCACCCCGCTAATTTCAGTCTGGCATTTACACGCTATTTTAACCGCAACCCGAAAATGATTACTTCGCGTAAGTAA